One Tachysurus vachellii isolate PV-2020 chromosome 5, HZAU_Pvac_v1, whole genome shotgun sequence genomic window, CCCTCTGGCCCAGGAATTCATGTCCAAAATCAGCAAGGAGGCTGAAGTTCTGAAGGAGCGTCTCGAGCAGGATCTGACCACTGTGAAGGACAAACTGGAGCCCTATGCTGATGACCTGAAGACCCAAattcagcagagagtggaggATCTGAGAGTAGCCGTGGCTCCCTATGCTGAGTCCTTGGACTCTGAAGCTCTGAAAACTACTGTGCTGCAGAAGACAGAGGAGCTCAGAGGAAGTCTGGAGGAGAAAGTGAAAGGGCTGCAGTCTCAGCTTGAGCCTTATACTGATGAACTCAGACAGAAAGTAGATCAGCACCTGGAGGAATTCCAGAAGACCGTGGCACCTCTGACTGAGGATCTTCAGGCCAAGGTTGCTGAGAGAGCTGCTTTGGTTCAACAGGGTCTGGCTCCCTATGCAGAGGACCTGAGAGAGAAACTGGACCCCTACGCCCAGAACCTGAAGGACCAGCTCACCTCTCTTT contains:
- the LOC132846212 gene encoding apolipoprotein A-IV-like; this translates as MKLFLVLVLTVFTGCKANLFYADEPKPQLEQLTDAFWDYVAKATHTAEESLKMIRESQLGQEVNSRITEGANAASQYAVSLQKQVNPLAQEFMSKISKEAEVLKERLEQDLTTVKDKLEPYADDLKTQIQQRVEDLRVAVAPYAESLDSEALKTTVLQKTEELRGSLEEKVKGLQSQLEPYTDELRQKVDQHLEEFQKTVAPLTEDLQAKVAERAALVQQGLAPYAEDLREKLDPYAQNLKDQLTSLYESYINTN